From Triticum aestivum cultivar Chinese Spring chromosome 4A, IWGSC CS RefSeq v2.1, whole genome shotgun sequence, a single genomic window includes:
- the LOC123087619 gene encoding uncharacterized protein At4g15970 — translation MLGGGKMKGGDAVSGGGSSNISPMVSFLLGAAVATVCVLFFMSASPGRSLVDVAAWSHNNGTAAQHHHHLRSVADDADAARNLSVVVAAPAPAPVQASPYGDLEEVLARAATADRTVIMTQINAAWTKPGSLLDLFFESFRTGEGGVARLLDHLVIVTMDPAAYAGCQLVHPHCYFLRTTGVDYRGEKFFMSKDYLEMMWGRNKFQQTILQLGYNFLFTDVDVMWFRDPFKHISMGADIAISSDVFMGDPYSLGNFPNGGFLFVRSCNKTIEFYRHWQAGRYRFFGKHEQDVFNLIKHDMTDRLGVAIQFLDTTYISGFCQLSRDLNKICTLHANCCVGLGAKLHDLRNVLDVWRNYTAAPVPDKRAGKFQWKVPGICIH, via the exons ATGTTGGGGGGCGGGAAGATGAAGGGCGGGGACGCGGttagcggcggcggcagcagcaacatTAGCCCCATGGTGTCCTTCCTGCTgggcgccgccgtggccaccgtctGCGTCCTCTTCTTCATGTCCGCCAGCCCCGGCCGCAGCCTCGTCGACGTCGCCGCATGGAGCCACAACAACGGCACCGCcgcccagcaccaccaccacctgcgctccgtcgccgacgacgccgacgccgcccgcaACCTCTCCGTCGTCGTCGCCGCTCCGGCACCCGCCCCCGTCCAG GCGTCGCCGTACGGGGACCTGGAGGAGGTGCtggcgcgggcggcgacggcggaccGGACGGTGATCATGACGCAGATCAACGCGGCGTGGACCAAGCCGGGCTCGCTGCTGGACCTCTTCTTCGAGAGCTTCCGCACCGGGGAGGGCGGCGTGGCGCGCCTGCTCGACCACCTCGTCATCGTCACCATGGACCCGGCGGCGTACGCGGGGTGCCAGCTCGTGCACCCGCACTGCTACTTTCTCAGGACGACCGGCGTCGACTACCGCGGCGAGAAGTTCTTCATGAGCAAGGACTACCTCGAGATGATGTGGGGCCGCAACAAGTTCCAGCAGACCATCCTCCAGCTCGGATACAACTTCCTCTTCACG GACGTGGACGTGATGTGGTTCCGTGACCCGTTCAAGCACATCTCCATGGGGGCGGACATCGCCATCTCCAGCGACGTCTTCATGGGGGACCCCTACAGCCTCGGCAACTTCCCCAACGGCGGCTTCCTCTTCGTGCGCTCCTGCAACAAGACCATCGAGTTCTACCGCCACTGGCAGGCCGGCCGCTACCGCTTCTTCGGCAAGCACGAGCAGGACGTGTTCAACCTCATCAAGCACGACATGACGGACCGCCTCGGCGTCGCCATCCAGTTCCTCGACACCACCTACATCAGCGGCTTCTGTCAGCTCAGCAGGGACCTCAACAAGATCTGCACCCTGCACGCCAACTGCTGCGTCGGGCTCGGGGCCAAGCTGCATGATTTGAGGAATGTGCTGGACGTGTGGAGGAACTACACGGCGGCGCCGGTGCCCGACAAGAGGGCCGGCAAGTTCCAGTGGAAGGTGCCCGGGATATGCATCCACTGA